A DNA window from Comamonas fluminis contains the following coding sequences:
- a CDS encoding DMT family transporter, with protein MAWVYLLVAGVLEVVWAFTMKQSHGFTNLKYSAITIVAMIASFGLLSVAMRTLPLGTAYTIWTGIGAVGAFVVGVTVLGEALTPMRVSAAVLIVSGLVLMKLSSS; from the coding sequence ATGGCTTGGGTTTATCTGTTGGTCGCGGGTGTTCTGGAAGTGGTGTGGGCTTTCACCATGAAGCAGTCGCACGGTTTTACCAACCTCAAATACAGCGCCATCACCATCGTGGCGATGATTGCCAGTTTTGGCCTGCTGTCGGTGGCGATGCGCACGCTGCCGCTGGGCACGGCCTACACCATCTGGACGGGCATAGGCGCCGTGGGCGCGTTTGTGGTGGGAGTGACGGTGCTGGGCGAGGCGCTGACGCCCATGCGTGTGAGCGCGGCGGTGCTGATCGTCAGCGGTCTGGTGCTGATGAAGCTTTCCTCTTCGTAA
- a CDS encoding gluconate 2-dehydrogenase subunit 3 family protein: MDNNNQPGNPQRRAFFRRSLPIIPVAAVAAAGGAAATLATVDSNHLPVVPGPAVNTALRDAAKYQPTYFSADEYRFLQAAVARLIPKDDLGPGALEAGVPEFIDRQMNTPYAAGSNWYMQGPFNPAAVKEMGYQLKLNVREIYRLGIAAANQWCSKNLGKAFADLSAEEQDNALAAMEKGVDSADGFDALPSSTFFSMLWGNTKEGFFSDPMHGGNKDMVGWKLIGFPGARADFMDWIERDVAYPLPPVSIRGQRG, from the coding sequence ATGGACAACAACAACCAGCCTGGCAATCCGCAGCGGCGCGCTTTCTTTCGCCGTTCATTGCCCATCATTCCCGTTGCCGCTGTTGCCGCAGCGGGCGGTGCAGCAGCTACTCTGGCCACCGTCGATAGCAACCATCTGCCCGTAGTGCCCGGCCCTGCCGTCAACACCGCCCTGCGCGATGCGGCCAAGTACCAGCCCACTTACTTCAGCGCCGATGAATACCGCTTTCTGCAAGCGGCCGTCGCACGGCTGATTCCCAAGGACGACCTCGGCCCCGGCGCGCTGGAAGCGGGAGTGCCCGAGTTCATCGACCGCCAGATGAACACCCCTTACGCAGCGGGCAGCAACTGGTATATGCAAGGCCCGTTCAACCCGGCCGCCGTCAAAGAGATGGGCTACCAGCTCAAGCTCAATGTGCGTGAGATTTATCGCCTGGGCATTGCCGCTGCCAACCAGTGGTGCAGCAAAAACCTGGGCAAGGCCTTTGCGGATTTGTCTGCCGAAGAGCAGGACAACGCCCTGGCCGCCATGGAAAAAGGCGTGGACAGCGCCGATGGTTTTGACGCCCTGCCGTCGTCCACCTTCTTCTCCATGCTGTGGGGCAATACCAAGGAAGGTTTTTTCAGCGACCCCATGCACGGCGGCAACAAGGACATGGTGGGCTGGAAGCTCATTGGCTTCCCCGGCGCGCGCGCTGATTTCATGGACTGGATTGAGCGTGACGTGGCCTACCCGCTGCCGCCCGTTTCCATTCGCGGACAAAGGGGTTAA
- a CDS encoding SDR family NAD(P)-dependent oxidoreductase codes for MKRLQDRIALITGAAAGIGKGVARRFAAEGASLWLADINIAAGEAAAEEIRAEFGVEVAFAPADVSQHAAMQAMIDAAQARFGRIDILVNNAWGRRPGSAPGFARVESLSDVDADWAWRIGTQSALWAMQAVFPGMKERGWGRVINMCSLNGVNAHPYSVDYNMAKEALRTLTRSAAREWAAFGICCNAICPGAATEAYQKFATAQPENAADMLRLNPMGYMGDPERDIGGAALFLASEDCRYVTGNTLFVDGGSHINGVPWLPKQK; via the coding sequence ATGAAACGACTGCAAGACCGCATTGCACTGATTACCGGCGCAGCCGCCGGCATTGGCAAAGGCGTAGCCCGCCGATTTGCCGCAGAAGGCGCCAGCCTGTGGCTGGCTGATATCAATATCGCAGCAGGTGAGGCTGCGGCCGAAGAAATACGTGCGGAATTTGGCGTGGAAGTCGCCTTCGCACCGGCAGACGTCAGCCAGCATGCCGCTATGCAGGCCATGATCGATGCCGCACAGGCACGCTTTGGTCGCATTGATATTCTGGTCAACAACGCATGGGGGCGCCGCCCCGGAAGTGCGCCCGGCTTTGCCAGGGTAGAGAGCCTGAGTGATGTGGATGCCGACTGGGCCTGGCGCATTGGCACCCAATCGGCGCTGTGGGCCATGCAGGCCGTGTTCCCCGGCATGAAGGAGCGCGGCTGGGGCCGGGTCATCAATATGTGCTCGCTCAACGGCGTCAACGCCCACCCCTATTCGGTGGACTACAACATGGCCAAGGAAGCGCTGCGCACCCTCACCCGCTCTGCCGCGCGCGAGTGGGCGGCCTTTGGCATCTGCTGCAACGCCATCTGCCCCGGTGCAGCCACCGAGGCCTACCAAAAGTTCGCCACAGCACAGCCCGAAAACGCAGCCGACATGCTGCGCCTGAACCCCATGGGCTATATGGGCGACCCCGAGCGAGACATCGGCGGCGCGGCGCTATTTCTGGCCAGCGAGGACTGCCGCTATGTGACGGGCAATACGCTGTTTGTCGATGGCGGCAGCCATATCAATGGTGTGCCGTGGCTGCCCAAGCAGAAATAA
- a CDS encoding 3-deoxy-7-phosphoheptulonate synthase: MTASSTPTSAAPARKPAPRLTTLDKTRIDDTRIKIVRPLLTPALLEESLPVTDEAHQLVESSRAAISRVLHGQDDRLVVVVGPCSIHDHEQAMDYARQLKVQADALKDDLLIVMRVYFEKPRTTVGWKGYINDPYRDGSFAINEGLELARRLLLDVLALGLPVGTEFLDLLSPQFISDLVSWGAIGARTTESQSHRQLASGLSCPVGFKNGTDGGVKVASDAILAAQSSHAFMGMTKMGQSAIFETRGNQDCHVILRGGKQPNYSAADVQAACELLAKAGLREQVMIDLSHANSSKQHRRQIDVAADVAQQVAGGDARITGVMIESHIHEGRQDIVEGQELQYGVSLTDACISMEQTIPVLQQLAQAVRARRAVKA; encoded by the coding sequence ATGACTGCAAGCTCCACACCCACATCTGCCGCACCGGCGCGCAAGCCCGCACCTCGTCTGACTACGCTGGACAAAACCCGCATTGATGACACGCGCATCAAGATCGTGCGTCCGCTGCTGACCCCGGCTCTGCTGGAAGAGTCGCTGCCCGTGACCGATGAGGCCCATCAACTGGTGGAATCCAGCCGCGCAGCCATTTCGCGCGTGCTGCACGGTCAGGATGACCGACTGGTGGTGGTGGTCGGCCCTTGCTCGATTCACGATCACGAGCAGGCCATGGATTACGCACGGCAGCTGAAAGTGCAGGCCGATGCGCTCAAGGATGATCTGCTGATCGTGATGCGCGTGTACTTTGAAAAGCCGCGCACCACCGTGGGCTGGAAGGGCTATATCAACGACCCCTACCGCGACGGCAGCTTTGCCATCAACGAAGGACTGGAGCTGGCGCGCCGCCTGCTGCTGGATGTGCTGGCGCTGGGCCTGCCTGTGGGTACGGAATTTCTCGATCTGCTGTCGCCGCAGTTCATCAGCGATCTGGTCAGCTGGGGCGCTATCGGTGCGCGTACGACCGAAAGCCAGAGCCACCGCCAGCTGGCCAGCGGCCTGAGCTGCCCTGTGGGCTTTAAGAACGGCACCGACGGTGGCGTGAAGGTGGCCAGCGACGCCATTCTGGCTGCACAGTCTTCGCACGCCTTCATGGGCATGACCAAGATGGGCCAGAGCGCGATTTTTGAGACACGTGGCAATCAGGATTGCCATGTGATTCTGCGCGGCGGCAAGCAGCCCAATTACAGCGCGGCAGATGTGCAGGCGGCTTGCGAATTGCTGGCCAAGGCAGGTCTGCGTGAGCAGGTGATGATTGACCTCTCGCACGCCAACAGCAGCAAGCAGCACCGCCGCCAGATCGACGTGGCCGCCGATGTGGCCCAGCAAGTGGCAGGCGGTGACGCACGCATCACCGGCGTGATGATCGAAAGTCATATTCACGAAGGTCGCCAGGACATCGTGGAAGGCCAGGAGCTGCAATACGGCGTGTCGCTGACCGATGCCTGCATCAGCATGGAGCAGACCATTCCCGTGCTGCAGCAACTGGCGCAAGCGGTGCGTGCACGCCGGGCGGTCAAGGCCTGA
- the guaD gene encoding guanine deaminase: MNLSSTHTPSGAWALQCTAFDAPTPDRLRVQADVLICVNAQGVIEAVLQQSDPRWAEQKEAHAAAGTLRSLPAGSYLLPGMVDLHVHAPQWPQNGKALDVPLEVWLQDNTFPLEARYSDPAFAQRVYDVVVPTLLANGTTTAMYFGSVDNAGNQVLAERCLAHGQRALVGKVAMDEPTQCPPYYKDASAAQAVADTEAFMDWLRSHPDNADQRVLPVITPRFIPSCTDELLQGLGDLAQRTGAHVQTHCSESDWAHGHVLERTGTTDAHALHGFGLLTRRTVVAHANFLTPDDVALMARTGASVAHCPLSNFYFANSVFPARTGNQQALGMGLATDISGGYSPSMFDACRHAMTAALALHEGTDPDQPSTARGRAAQGRPAKIDHVFALWLATAAGGHALDLPIGRIEPGYAMDAIAVDCSAPDSNIWLWDGEDSDADVLQKIMHNATRANVAQVWVQGQRVHARG, translated from the coding sequence ATGAACCTGTCCTCTACTCACACCCCTTCCGGCGCCTGGGCGCTGCAATGCACGGCCTTTGATGCGCCCACGCCCGATCGGTTGCGCGTGCAGGCCGATGTGCTGATCTGCGTGAATGCGCAGGGCGTGATTGAGGCCGTGCTGCAGCAAAGCGATCCCCGCTGGGCAGAGCAGAAAGAGGCCCATGCCGCCGCCGGCACGCTGCGCAGCCTGCCCGCCGGCAGCTACCTGCTGCCCGGTATGGTGGACCTGCATGTGCACGCCCCGCAGTGGCCGCAAAACGGTAAGGCGCTGGATGTGCCGCTAGAAGTCTGGCTGCAGGACAACACCTTCCCGCTGGAGGCGCGCTACAGCGACCCCGCGTTCGCCCAGCGCGTGTACGACGTGGTCGTGCCCACGCTGCTGGCCAACGGCACCACCACCGCCATGTACTTTGGCAGCGTGGACAACGCCGGCAACCAGGTGCTGGCCGAACGCTGCCTGGCCCATGGCCAGCGCGCCCTGGTGGGCAAGGTGGCCATGGACGAGCCCACGCAGTGCCCGCCGTATTACAAGGACGCCAGCGCAGCCCAGGCCGTGGCCGATACCGAAGCCTTTATGGACTGGCTGCGCAGCCACCCGGACAACGCCGACCAGCGCGTGCTGCCCGTCATCACGCCGCGCTTTATCCCGTCGTGCACGGACGAATTACTGCAAGGCCTGGGCGACCTGGCCCAGCGCACGGGCGCCCATGTGCAAACGCATTGCTCCGAAAGCGACTGGGCGCACGGCCATGTGCTGGAGCGCACCGGCACCACCGATGCCCATGCGCTGCACGGCTTTGGCCTGCTGACGCGCCGCACCGTGGTGGCACACGCCAATTTTTTGACGCCCGACGACGTGGCACTGATGGCGCGCACCGGTGCATCGGTGGCGCACTGCCCGCTGTCCAACTTCTACTTTGCCAACAGCGTGTTCCCGGCGCGCACAGGCAATCAACAAGCGCTGGGCATGGGCCTGGCCACCGATATTTCGGGCGGCTACAGTCCCAGCATGTTCGACGCCTGCCGCCACGCCATGACGGCCGCACTGGCGCTGCACGAAGGCACCGACCCTGACCAGCCCAGCACCGCGCGCGGCCGCGCTGCACAAGGCCGCCCGGCGAAGATCGACCATGTGTTTGCGCTGTGGCTGGCCACGGCCGCTGGCGGCCATGCGCTGGACTTGCCCATTGGCCGCATCGAGCCCGGCTACGCCATGGATGCCATCGCCGTGGACTGCAGCGCTCCTGACAGCAATATCTGGCTGTGGGATGGCGAAGACAGCGATGCCGACGTGCTGCAAAAAATCATGCACAACGCCACCCGCGCCAATGTGGCGCAGGTGTGGGTGCAGGGCCAGCGGGTGCACGCCCGGGGCTAA
- a CDS encoding uracil-xanthine permease family protein, whose product MNEPQTAYEGQLIARPDDRVTWSKALLLGLQHVMAMDVYVVPFIIASALALSASDSASLIQSTFLAAGIGTIIQTVWCMRMPVAQGPSYIPLGAILTIAFAAGGGYAGLGTVFGALIPGALMVMLLGMTGWFHRLVRWLVPPIVGGTIILVVGLSLLPIALTANVFTVHGDTTLNQSLVLAATSAVLLIVAMMLGLRYNNRLGVWMRVSSVVIALIGGTLVAWAMGLFSWESIAAAPWFTLPKLVGVDYALHFSLPAILTFVVIYLVVIAETTGTWLAVSAVIDQPITNKQLDRGAIGEGLSCGVAALVGGTPVTGYSTNAGVISITGVASRMVFVAAGLVLAVLGFFGKFSAAIAAIPAPVIGGMFAVVCITIAMAGIRILRHVHLDERAMLVVGVPIIFSFFATLAPQAWVKSLPDMLQYLLGSSVTLGAMAAMVLNLILPRAAAAKPA is encoded by the coding sequence ATGAACGAACCCCAAACCGCTTACGAAGGGCAGCTGATTGCCCGCCCGGACGACCGCGTCACCTGGTCCAAAGCTCTGCTGCTGGGTCTGCAGCATGTGATGGCCATGGATGTGTATGTCGTGCCCTTCATCATCGCCTCGGCGCTGGCGCTGTCGGCGTCTGATTCGGCCTCGCTGATCCAGTCCACCTTTCTGGCGGCGGGTATTGGCACCATCATTCAGACGGTCTGGTGCATGCGCATGCCGGTGGCGCAGGGGCCGTCGTATATCCCGCTGGGCGCCATTCTGACCATCGCATTTGCGGCGGGCGGCGGTTACGCGGGGCTGGGCACGGTGTTTGGCGCACTGATTCCTGGTGCGCTGATGGTCATGCTGCTGGGCATGACGGGCTGGTTCCACCGACTGGTGCGCTGGCTGGTGCCGCCGATTGTGGGGGGCACCATCATCCTGGTGGTGGGCCTGTCGCTGCTGCCGATTGCGCTGACGGCCAATGTGTTCACCGTGCATGGCGACACCACGCTCAACCAGTCGCTGGTGCTGGCTGCAACGTCTGCCGTGCTGCTGATCGTGGCCATGATGCTGGGCCTGCGCTACAACAACCGCCTGGGGGTGTGGATGCGCGTGTCCTCGGTGGTGATTGCGCTGATTGGTGGCACGCTGGTGGCCTGGGCCATGGGCCTGTTCTCGTGGGAGAGCATTGCCGCCGCGCCCTGGTTCACGCTGCCCAAGCTGGTGGGTGTGGACTACGCGCTGCACTTCTCGCTGCCCGCCATCCTGACTTTTGTGGTGATCTACCTGGTGGTGATTGCCGAAACCACAGGCACCTGGCTGGCGGTATCGGCGGTGATCGACCAGCCCATCACCAACAAGCAGCTGGACCGCGGCGCGATTGGCGAAGGCCTGAGCTGCGGCGTGGCAGCGCTGGTGGGCGGCACGCCGGTCACCGGCTATTCGACCAATGCCGGTGTGATCTCCATCACCGGCGTAGCCAGCCGTATGGTGTTTGTGGCGGCCGGTCTGGTGCTGGCGGTGCTGGGCTTTTTCGGCAAGTTCTCGGCAGCGATTGCGGCCATCCCCGCGCCGGTGATTGGGGGCATGTTTGCCGTGGTGTGCATCACCATTGCCATGGCAGGCATCCGCATCCTGCGCCATGTGCACCTGGACGAGCGCGCCATGCTGGTGGTGGGTGTACCCATCATCTTCTCGTTCTTTGCAACGCTGGCCCCGCAGGCCTGGGTGAAGTCGCTGCCCGACATGCTGCAGTACCTGCTGGGCTCGTCCGTCACGCTGGGCGCCATGGCCGCCATGGTGCTCAACCTGATCCTGCCGCGCGCAGCGGCTGCAAAGCCCGCGTAA
- a CDS encoding GMC family oxidoreductase, whose product MAKTMPKKDVVVIGFGWTGAIISKELTEAGLNVLALERGPMQDTDPDGVYPQTMDELTFNSRKKLFVDVSKETVTIRHTSADTALPNRQLGAFLPGNGVGGAGLHWSGVHFRVDPMELRMRSHYEERYGKKFIPEGMTIQDFGVTYDELEPHFDFAEKVFGTSGTAYTVKGEKVGAGKGGNPFAPDRSSDFPLPAQMNSVSAMLYGKAAESVGYHPYNMPSANTSGPYTNPYGAQMGPCNFCGFCSGYACYMYSKASPNVNILPALRLDPRFELRTLCQVTRINLAADGKTATGVTYIDASGNEVIQPADIVAVCSFQFNNVRLMLLSGIGKPYDPESNTGTVGKNFAFQNMATIKVFFGKDQHHTNNFIGAGGNGIAVDDFNADNFDHGPAGFVGGSPFWVNQAGAKPIAGTPTAPGTPNWGSGWKKGVAEAYTHNVSMDSHGAHQSYRANYLSLDPTYKDAYGNPLLRMTFDWQPNDIKMNQFMQEKMGAIAKAMGGKAMSVSGKKEGTHFDTNSYQTTHLNGGAIMGTDPGTSAVNRYLQSWDVHNVFVLGASAFPQGLGYNPTGLVAALAYWSARAIRDQYLKQPGALLKA is encoded by the coding sequence ATGGCCAAAACAATGCCTAAAAAAGATGTGGTCGTGATCGGCTTTGGCTGGACGGGCGCCATCATCTCCAAAGAACTGACCGAGGCCGGCCTGAACGTGCTGGCCCTGGAGCGCGGCCCCATGCAGGACACAGACCCGGACGGTGTCTATCCACAAACCATGGACGAGCTGACCTTCAACTCGCGCAAAAAGCTGTTTGTCGATGTGTCCAAAGAGACCGTCACCATCCGCCACACCAGCGCCGACACCGCCCTGCCCAACCGCCAGCTGGGCGCCTTCCTGCCCGGCAACGGCGTGGGCGGTGCAGGCCTGCACTGGTCGGGCGTGCACTTTCGCGTAGACCCGATGGAGCTGCGCATGCGCAGCCACTACGAAGAGCGCTACGGCAAAAAATTCATCCCCGAAGGCATGACGATTCAGGACTTCGGCGTGACCTATGACGAGCTGGAGCCGCACTTCGACTTTGCCGAGAAGGTGTTTGGCACCTCGGGCACGGCCTATACCGTCAAGGGCGAAAAGGTGGGCGCAGGCAAGGGCGGCAACCCCTTTGCGCCCGACCGCTCCAGCGACTTTCCGCTGCCCGCGCAGATGAACTCGGTCTCGGCCATGCTGTACGGCAAGGCGGCAGAAAGCGTGGGCTACCACCCCTACAACATGCCGTCGGCCAACACCTCCGGCCCCTACACCAACCCCTACGGTGCGCAGATGGGGCCGTGCAACTTCTGCGGCTTTTGCAGCGGCTACGCCTGCTATATGTACAGCAAGGCATCGCCCAACGTAAACATCCTGCCCGCGCTGCGGCTGGACCCGCGCTTTGAGCTGCGCACGCTGTGCCAGGTCACGCGCATCAACCTGGCAGCCGATGGCAAAACCGCCACCGGCGTGACCTATATCGACGCATCGGGCAACGAGGTGATTCAGCCCGCCGACATCGTCGCCGTGTGCAGCTTCCAGTTCAACAACGTGCGGCTGATGCTGCTGTCGGGCATCGGCAAGCCGTATGACCCCGAGAGCAACACCGGCACCGTGGGCAAGAACTTTGCCTTCCAGAACATGGCCACCATCAAGGTGTTTTTTGGCAAAGACCAGCACCACACCAACAACTTCATCGGTGCAGGCGGCAACGGCATTGCGGTGGATGACTTCAACGCCGACAACTTTGACCACGGCCCCGCAGGCTTTGTGGGTGGATCGCCGTTCTGGGTCAACCAGGCAGGCGCCAAGCCCATTGCAGGCACACCCACCGCACCCGGCACCCCCAACTGGGGCAGCGGCTGGAAGAAGGGCGTGGCCGAGGCCTACACGCACAACGTGTCCATGGATTCGCACGGCGCCCACCAAAGCTACCGCGCCAACTACCTGAGCCTGGACCCCACCTACAAAGACGCCTATGGCAACCCGCTGCTGCGCATGACGTTTGACTGGCAGCCCAACGACATCAAGATGAACCAGTTCATGCAAGAAAAAATGGGCGCCATTGCCAAGGCCATGGGCGGCAAGGCCATGAGCGTATCGGGCAAGAAAGAAGGTACGCACTTTGACACCAACAGCTACCAGACCACGCACCTGAACGGTGGCGCCATCATGGGCACCGACCCCGGCACCAGCGCCGTCAACCGCTACCTGCAAAGCTGGGATGTGCACAACGTCTTCGTGCTGGGCGCATCGGCCTTCCCGCAAGGCCTGGGCTACAACCCCACCGGCCTGGTGGCAGCCCTCGCCTACTGGTCGGCCCGCGCCATCCGCGATCAATACCTGAAGCAGCCCGGCGCGCTGCTCAAAGCCTGA
- a CDS encoding c-type cytochrome, giving the protein MKHTSTLRTKTLQRGAIATVVIAASALGISAWAQKEAAPASAASASTPAPTSAPAASNIPATRGQVGPQDMVTVAPHLPEAKIDGASAKDPLVRGEYLARMGDCVACHTAPGGKPFAGGLPLGSPIGTMYSSNITPDKTAGIGSYSFEEFDQAVRHGKDKRKGSLYPAMPYPSYAQVSTQDMQDLYAYFMQKVEPVSAQVPDNDIPWPLSMRWPVSIWRGMFAPNADKIQAKAEAVAPTADAKLRGAYLVEGLGHCGACHTPRSFTMAEKGLDSSDSRFLSGGNAPMDGWVAKSLRGNDADGLAAWSEADIVALLKTGRNNHTAVFGGMGDVIAHSTQYISDGDLKAIAVYLKSLPAQDKQKSRFTASSDTANALWRGDTKQYGSALYLDNCAACHRTDGKGYQQVFPALAGNAAVLSDDPNNLIRIVLQGGKLPATTTRPSTFTMPAFAWRMSDQQVADLVTFVRSSWGNQAGAVSATQVKDIRKSLPAPPPATAQTAQASKP; this is encoded by the coding sequence ATGAAGCACACATCCACACTCCGCACAAAAACACTGCAACGCGGCGCTATTGCTACGGTAGTGATAGCTGCCAGCGCGCTGGGGATCAGCGCCTGGGCACAAAAAGAGGCTGCACCTGCTTCTGCAGCATCCGCAAGCACTCCTGCCCCAACATCCGCGCCAGCGGCCAGCAACATCCCCGCCACGCGCGGCCAGGTCGGCCCGCAAGACATGGTGACCGTGGCCCCGCACCTGCCCGAGGCCAAGATAGACGGCGCCAGCGCCAAAGACCCGCTGGTGCGCGGCGAATACCTGGCCCGCATGGGCGACTGCGTGGCCTGCCACACCGCACCCGGCGGCAAGCCTTTTGCAGGCGGCCTGCCATTGGGCTCGCCCATTGGCACCATGTACTCCAGCAACATCACGCCGGACAAGACCGCAGGCATTGGCAGCTACAGCTTTGAAGAGTTTGACCAGGCCGTGCGCCACGGCAAGGACAAGCGCAAAGGCAGCCTCTACCCCGCCATGCCCTACCCGTCGTACGCGCAGGTCAGCACGCAAGACATGCAAGACCTCTACGCCTACTTCATGCAAAAGGTCGAGCCCGTCAGCGCCCAGGTGCCAGACAACGACATCCCCTGGCCGCTGTCCATGCGCTGGCCCGTCTCCATCTGGCGCGGCATGTTCGCCCCCAATGCCGACAAGATCCAGGCCAAGGCCGAAGCCGTAGCCCCCACGGCAGACGCCAAACTGCGCGGCGCCTATCTGGTCGAAGGCCTGGGCCACTGCGGTGCCTGCCACACGCCGCGCTCCTTCACCATGGCCGAAAAAGGCCTGGACAGCAGCGACAGTCGCTTTCTGAGCGGCGGCAACGCCCCCATGGACGGCTGGGTCGCCAAAAGCCTGCGCGGCAACGATGCCGACGGCCTGGCAGCCTGGAGCGAGGCCGACATCGTCGCCCTGCTCAAAACCGGCCGCAACAACCACACCGCAGTGTTTGGCGGCATGGGCGATGTGATCGCGCACAGCACGCAGTACATCAGCGATGGCGATTTGAAAGCGATTGCGGTGTATCTGAAATCGCTGCCCGCGCAGGACAAGCAAAAGAGCCGCTTTACCGCCAGCTCCGACACGGCCAACGCACTGTGGAGGGGCGACACCAAGCAGTACGGATCGGCCTTGTACCTGGACAACTGCGCGGCCTGCCACCGCACGGATGGCAAGGGCTACCAGCAGGTTTTTCCCGCGCTCGCGGGCAATGCAGCGGTGCTTAGCGATGACCCCAACAACCTGATTCGCATCGTGCTGCAAGGCGGCAAGCTGCCCGCCACGACAACGCGCCCGTCCACCTTCACCATGCCCGCATTTGCATGGCGCATGAGCGACCAGCAGGTGGCCGATCTCGTCACCTTTGTGCGCAGCAGCTGGGGCAATCAGGCGGGTGCCGTTTCTGCCACGCAGGTCAAAGACATTCGCAAGTCACTGCCTGCACCACCGCCAGCAACGGCACAAACAGCGCAAGCCAGCAAGCCCTAA